In Numidum massiliense, a single genomic region encodes these proteins:
- a CDS encoding UDP-N-acetylglucosamine 1-carboxyvinyltransferase, whose translation MEVLKIKGGRALRGAVHVSGAKNSAVALIPATLLAETPTTIENLPDISDVRIYRHLLEELGAHVTHEGPLMRVDTSDIANMPLPNGHVKQLRASYYLMGAMLGRFKEAVIGLPGGCNLGPRPIDQHIKGFEALGAQVTYEQGAVHLSADRLIGCRIYLDVVSVGATINIMLAAARAEGQTVIENAAKEPEIIDVATLLNAMGAKIKGAGTDVIRIYGTPRLTGCRHAIIPDRIEAGTYMIAAAATKGDVVIDNVIPKHLEPISAKLREMGVTVLEAEDSLRVTGVEEVESVDIKTLPYPGFPTDLQQPVTTLLIRGRGTSIVTDNIYSSRFKHVDELRRMGANIKVEGRSAVVEGVTELQGARVKATDLRAGAALVIAGLMAQGVTEITSVEHIDRGYEHLEAKLQALGAESWRELKED comes from the coding sequence ATGGAAGTTTTAAAGATAAAAGGCGGACGGGCATTGCGCGGCGCGGTTCACGTCAGCGGCGCGAAAAATAGTGCTGTCGCCTTAATTCCGGCGACGCTCCTTGCGGAAACGCCAACGACAATCGAAAACTTGCCAGATATAAGCGATGTACGCATTTATCGTCATCTACTCGAAGAGCTAGGTGCACACGTGACACACGAAGGGCCGCTCATGCGGGTCGACACTTCCGACATTGCGAATATGCCGTTGCCGAATGGGCATGTGAAACAATTGCGAGCTTCGTATTATTTAATGGGCGCGATGCTCGGAAGGTTTAAAGAAGCGGTGATCGGGTTACCTGGCGGTTGTAACTTAGGCCCGCGGCCGATCGACCAGCACATTAAAGGATTTGAAGCATTAGGCGCACAAGTGACGTATGAACAAGGTGCCGTGCACCTTTCCGCCGACCGTTTAATCGGCTGCCGCATTTATTTAGACGTCGTCAGTGTCGGCGCGACGATCAACATCATGTTGGCCGCAGCGCGCGCGGAAGGGCAAACGGTCATCGAGAACGCAGCGAAAGAGCCGGAAATTATTGACGTAGCGACGTTGTTGAACGCGATGGGGGCGAAAATTAAAGGAGCCGGCACGGATGTGATTCGCATTTACGGCACGCCGCGACTGACGGGTTGCCGCCATGCGATCATTCCTGACCGCATCGAAGCGGGCACGTACATGATTGCCGCTGCTGCAACGAAGGGCGACGTCGTCATTGACAACGTCATCCCGAAGCATTTAGAGCCGATCTCAGCGAAATTGCGAGAGATGGGCGTTACTGTTCTAGAAGCGGAAGACTCTTTACGCGTCACTGGCGTGGAAGAAGTTGAATCCGTTGACATTAAAACCCTCCCTTACCCAGGTTTCCCAACTGATTTGCAACAACCGGTCACAACACTGTTAATCCGCGGGCGCGGCACGAGTATCGTCACCGATAACATTTATTCGTCGCGTTTCAAACACGTCGATGAACTGCGGCGGATGGGAGCGAACATTAAAGTGGAAGGGCGCTCAGCTGTCGTGGAAGGCGTGACAGAGCTGCAGGGGGCACGCGTGAAAGCGACTGACTTGCGCGCCGGAGCAGCGCTCGTCATTGCTGGATTGATGGCGCAAGGTGTGACCGAAATTACGAGTGTCGAACACATCGATCGCGGCTACGAGCATTTAGAAGCGAAATTACAAGCGCTTGGAGCGGAATCGTGGCGCGAACTGAAAGAAGATTAA
- the fsa gene encoding fructose-6-phosphate aldolase gives MKIFIDTANVDHIREAYAWGVLDGVTTNPSLVAKEGRDFEEVLREIVEIVGDLPVSAEVLSLDADGMVAEGEKLAAVADNVVIKVPMTTEGLKAVHRFAQQGIKTNVTLVFSANQALLAARAGATYVSPFIGRLDDISHDGMQLIDDIAEIFEVHGIPTEIIAASIRHPVHVTEAAKLGADIGTLPFNVIEKIAKHPLTDQGIERFLADWEQANKK, from the coding sequence ATGAAGATTTTTATCGACACGGCCAATGTCGACCACATCCGCGAAGCGTATGCGTGGGGTGTGTTAGACGGGGTGACGACGAACCCGTCGCTCGTAGCGAAGGAAGGCCGCGACTTTGAAGAAGTGTTGCGGGAAATCGTCGAGATCGTCGGCGATTTACCGGTTAGCGCCGAAGTGCTCAGTTTGGATGCCGACGGCATGGTCGCTGAAGGTGAAAAGTTGGCCGCTGTGGCCGACAACGTCGTTATTAAAGTGCCGATGACGACCGAAGGGTTAAAAGCGGTGCACCGTTTTGCGCAACAAGGGATTAAGACGAACGTCACGCTCGTCTTTTCCGCTAACCAGGCGCTGCTCGCCGCGCGGGCAGGGGCGACGTACGTCAGTCCGTTTATCGGCCGCCTCGACGATATTAGCCACGACGGCATGCAATTAATCGACGATATTGCGGAAATTTTTGAGGTACACGGCATTCCGACGGAAATCATCGCCGCTAGCATCCGCCACCCCGTACACGTGACGGAAGCGGCAAAGCTCGGCGCCGATATCGGTACGCTGCCGTTTAACGTCATCGAAAAAATAGCGAAGCACCCACTAACCGATCAAGGAATCGAACGATTCCTCGCCGACTGGGAACAGGCGAACAAAAAGTGA
- a CDS encoding peptidoglycan DD-metalloendopeptidase family protein, whose translation MTPKRNKLFLSSLGIYTASWLFPVHGNVAVASTEVPAEDAHAAKAHIAEEALYRYYHPLSSLAEVRPLKTSKHPLVYEVQNGDTLGEIAKKYETTAEQLAVLNGIVDTNVIEVGKKIKIPYHAKEVRIKKAQLLTEVAKQYNVSKALMDKLNPDLKWSDGNLYAGQVIKVPKRIDIEPPPLAREQLMVKTGSLQLATRTGDRQQERTSTVDERRDTAQVPASNRSFNGTFSWPVGGQITSPFGDGRGHVGIDIWNSAEGQAPIRAAAPGTVTFAGVNNGYGNLVIIDHGSGWSTYYAHLRAIHVSNGQSLAKGEQLGFMGTTGDSTGYHLHFEVRLNGTHLDPLTMLP comes from the coding sequence ATGACCCCGAAGCGAAATAAACTGTTTCTTTCTTCGTTAGGGATTTATACAGCTTCTTGGTTGTTTCCCGTACACGGAAACGTAGCTGTCGCTTCAACAGAGGTGCCAGCTGAAGACGCGCATGCGGCGAAGGCGCATATTGCGGAAGAAGCGTTATACCGCTACTATCATCCACTGTCTTCTCTCGCTGAGGTCAGACCGTTAAAAACGTCGAAACATCCGCTCGTATACGAAGTACAAAACGGGGATACGCTTGGGGAGATTGCTAAGAAGTACGAGACGACCGCCGAGCAGTTGGCGGTGTTAAACGGTATTGTCGATACAAATGTCATCGAGGTCGGGAAAAAAATTAAGATCCCTTACCACGCTAAAGAAGTACGGATCAAGAAGGCACAACTTCTCACTGAAGTCGCTAAACAGTACAACGTCTCTAAAGCACTAATGGACAAGTTGAATCCGGATTTGAAGTGGTCGGACGGTAATTTGTATGCCGGGCAAGTGATAAAAGTCCCTAAGCGGATTGACATCGAGCCGCCACCATTGGCGAGAGAGCAGCTAATGGTCAAAACCGGCAGTTTACAGTTGGCGACGCGCACAGGAGATCGGCAGCAAGAACGGACGTCTACGGTCGACGAAAGGCGGGACACCGCTCAGGTACCAGCTTCAAATCGCTCGTTTAACGGGACGTTCAGCTGGCCTGTGGGGGGACAAATCACGAGCCCGTTCGGTGACGGTAGGGGGCACGTGGGCATCGACATTTGGAATAGCGCGGAAGGGCAAGCGCCGATTCGGGCGGCAGCGCCTGGTACGGTAACGTTTGCAGGCGTTAACAACGGTTATGGCAATCTCGTCATTATCGACCACGGATCGGGCTGGTCTACATATTACGCACACTTGCGGGCCATTCACGTCAGTAACGGGCAGTCGCTCGCTAAGGGAGAGCAACTGGGCTTTATGGGGACGACCGGAGACAGCACGGGCTATCACCTACACTTCGAAGTGCGTTTAAACGGCACTCATTTAGACCCCTTGACGATGTTGCCTTAG
- the rpmE gene encoding 50S ribosomal protein L31: protein MRTAIHPEYKLTKVTCACGNTFETGSTKENLRVEICSACHPFFTGKQKFVDTGGRVDRFNRKYNLKK, encoded by the coding sequence ATGCGCACAGCTATTCATCCTGAATACAAACTGACGAAAGTTACCTGTGCTTGCGGCAATACGTTCGAGACAGGTTCTACTAAGGAAAATTTGCGCGTGGAAATTTGCTCAGCATGTCATCCGTTCTTTACCGGAAAACAAAAATTTGTCGATACCGGTGGTCGGGTTGATCGGTTTAACAGAAAGTACAACTTGAAAAAATAA
- the rho gene encoding transcription termination factor Rho, which translates to MHLGDLESKKLTELYKLAKEYQIPSYAQLKKKELIFAILKAQSERDGLTFMEGVLEVLPEGFGFLRPINYLPSAEDIYISASQIRRFDLRTGDLVSGKARPPKENERYFGLLHVEAVNGQDPDTAAQRLHFPTLTPLHPDRKINLETSAERLSARIVDLVSPIGFGQRGLIVAPPKAGKTILLKEIANSLVANVPEVELFVLLIDERPEEVTDMQRSIKGEVVASTFDELPENHIKVAELVLERAQRLVEHKKDVVILLDSITRLARAYNLVIPPSGRTLSGGIDPAAFHRPKRFFGSARNIEEGGSLTILATALVETGSRMDDVIYEEFKGTGNMELHLDRKMAERRIFPAIDIRRSGTRREELLLTREQLDKLWTLRKNMSDHPDFTEGFLRKLKQTKTNEEFLATLDSSPSAKSSRTPTA; encoded by the coding sequence ATGCACTTGGGTGATCTTGAGAGTAAAAAATTAACTGAATTATATAAATTAGCCAAAGAATATCAGATCCCCTCTTATGCACAGCTAAAAAAGAAAGAACTTATTTTCGCGATTTTAAAAGCGCAATCGGAGCGTGACGGTCTGACGTTTATGGAAGGCGTGCTCGAAGTTTTGCCGGAGGGCTTTGGTTTCTTGCGGCCGATTAATTATCTTCCTTCCGCCGAAGATATTTATATTTCCGCTTCGCAAATACGGCGCTTCGACTTGCGCACCGGCGATTTAGTGTCGGGGAAGGCGCGGCCGCCTAAAGAAAATGAGCGGTATTTCGGATTGCTGCACGTCGAAGCGGTAAACGGTCAAGACCCCGACACTGCTGCTCAGCGATTACACTTTCCTACGTTAACTCCGTTGCACCCTGACCGGAAAATTAATCTCGAGACGAGTGCGGAACGCCTCTCGGCACGCATCGTCGATTTAGTATCCCCAATCGGTTTCGGGCAGCGCGGCTTAATCGTCGCCCCACCTAAAGCTGGTAAAACGATCTTACTGAAAGAAATTGCTAACAGTTTAGTCGCAAACGTGCCGGAGGTCGAGCTATTTGTCTTACTCATCGACGAACGGCCGGAAGAAGTGACCGACATGCAACGCTCGATTAAAGGTGAGGTCGTCGCCTCGACGTTTGACGAATTGCCGGAAAACCATATTAAAGTGGCTGAACTCGTGCTCGAGCGCGCGCAGCGGCTCGTCGAACACAAGAAAGACGTCGTCATTTTGCTCGACAGTATTACGCGGTTAGCCCGCGCGTACAACCTCGTCATTCCGCCGAGCGGACGGACGTTGTCCGGCGGGATTGACCCGGCTGCCTTTCACCGCCCGAAGCGCTTTTTTGGTTCGGCACGCAACATTGAAGAGGGCGGTAGTCTAACGATTCTCGCTACGGCTCTCGTCGAAACTGGGAGTCGCATGGACGATGTCATCTACGAAGAATTTAAAGGTACGGGCAACATGGAGTTACACCTCGACCGCAAAATGGCTGAGAGGCGCATTTTCCCGGCGATCGACATCCGCCGTTCTGGCACGCGCCGCGAAGAATTGCTTTTGACGCGCGAACAATTGGACAAACTGTGGACACTGCGTAAAAATATGTCTGACCACCCAGATTTCACCGAAGGCTTTTTACGGAAATTAAAGCAGACAAAAACGAATGAGGAATTTTTAGCAACGCTAGATAGCTCTCCTTCTGCCAAGTCTTCCCGTACGCCAACCGCTTGA
- the prmC gene encoding peptide chain release factor N(5)-glutamine methyltransferase produces the protein MCQTVEEARRWASSFLQRAGISERESQFAAERLLRHLLQWERARFFAYRETQLPPKLWPKYERLIMERAAGAPLQHLVKYQEFYGRDFRVSPDVLIPRPETEVLVEEVLQTARFIWGEQPCAVVDVGTGSGAIAVTLAAEQPSWQVAAVDLSPAALRVATHNAAAHGVGERMRFLEDDLLTSLVADGEQFDIVVSNPPYIPTGDIVDLAVEVREHEPRLALDGGTDGLAVYRRLTAMLPSVVKEKKGLVAFEVGIFQSGHVARLLQQALPFSTVRTMSDLQGIARVVLASWQLHS, from the coding sequence ATGTGTCAAACGGTTGAAGAAGCCCGCAGGTGGGCTTCTTCCTTTTTACAGCGTGCCGGCATTAGCGAAAGGGAGTCGCAATTTGCGGCAGAGCGGTTGTTGCGGCATTTATTGCAGTGGGAGCGGGCCCGCTTTTTTGCGTATCGCGAGACACAACTGCCCCCGAAGTTGTGGCCTAAGTATGAACGCTTAATTATGGAACGGGCGGCGGGCGCGCCGTTACAACATCTCGTAAAGTATCAAGAGTTTTACGGGCGCGACTTTCGCGTGTCACCAGACGTGCTTATCCCCCGTCCCGAGACGGAAGTGCTCGTGGAGGAAGTCCTGCAAACGGCGCGTTTCATTTGGGGGGAACAGCCTTGTGCCGTCGTCGACGTCGGCACAGGGAGCGGGGCAATTGCCGTGACATTGGCGGCCGAACAGCCGTCGTGGCAAGTAGCTGCAGTCGATCTATCGCCCGCGGCGTTACGTGTTGCGACACATAATGCCGCGGCACACGGGGTGGGCGAACGCATGCGGTTCTTGGAAGACGATTTGCTGACGTCATTAGTTGCAGACGGCGAACAGTTTGACATCGTCGTCTCCAACCCGCCGTATATTCCCACTGGCGACATTGTCGATCTAGCTGTAGAAGTACGGGAACACGAGCCCCGCCTCGCCCTCGACGGCGGTACGGACGGGCTAGCCGTGTACCGCCGACTGACGGCGATGTTACCTTCGGTTGTGAAAGAGAAAAAAGGCTTGGTCGCCTTCGAAGTCGGAATTTTTCAGAGCGGACACGTCGCACGCTTGCTACAGCAGGCGTTGCCGTTTAGCACGGTGCGTACGATGTCGGATTTACAAGGCATCGCGCGCGTCGTCCTCGCTTCGTGGCAGCTTCATTCGTAA
- the fba gene encoding class II fructose-1,6-bisphosphate aldolase, which produces MPLVPMTHFLPQAKEQGFAVGQFNINNLEFTQAITEAGMQEKSPLIFGVSEGAMRYMGIDYVVAMAKVAAEQSALPIALHLDHGSSFDVVMKCIRAGFSSVMFDGSHYPFEENIRLTKEVVKAAHAVGVSVEGELGTIGGVEDDVSVDESEAALAKPEEAIRFYEETGVDALAIAVGTAHGMYAGEPKIHFDIIKEVSSKIDVPIVLHGGSGVPDEAIEEAISQGVGKINVNTESQVACTEKVRELLAADGAMIDPRKYLGPAREAIKAVVVDKIKLFGSSNKA; this is translated from the coding sequence ATGCCGCTCGTGCCGATGACACATTTTTTACCGCAAGCGAAAGAGCAAGGATTTGCGGTCGGCCAGTTCAATATTAACAACTTAGAATTTACCCAAGCGATCACCGAAGCAGGTATGCAAGAAAAATCCCCGCTCATTTTTGGAGTCAGCGAAGGCGCCATGCGCTACATGGGGATCGATTACGTCGTCGCGATGGCTAAAGTTGCAGCAGAACAGTCCGCGTTACCTATAGCCCTTCACTTAGACCACGGCAGCAGTTTTGACGTCGTCATGAAATGTATCCGCGCTGGTTTTTCCTCAGTTATGTTTGACGGCTCCCACTATCCGTTCGAAGAGAATATCCGGCTAACAAAAGAAGTCGTAAAAGCAGCACACGCAGTCGGCGTGTCCGTCGAAGGAGAACTCGGGACGATCGGCGGGGTCGAAGACGACGTTAGCGTCGATGAGAGTGAGGCAGCGCTCGCTAAGCCGGAAGAAGCGATTCGCTTTTACGAAGAGACGGGTGTCGACGCCCTTGCGATCGCGGTCGGAACGGCGCACGGGATGTACGCGGGTGAACCGAAGATCCACTTCGACATCATTAAAGAAGTGAGTAGCAAAATCGACGTGCCGATCGTGCTGCACGGTGGATCAGGCGTTCCCGACGAAGCGATCGAGGAAGCCATTTCCCAAGGCGTCGGCAAAATAAACGTCAATACGGAAAGCCAAGTGGCCTGTACGGAGAAGGTGCGCGAGTTATTAGCGGCCGATGGGGCGATGATCGACCCGCGGAAATACTTAGGTCCAGCGCGCGAGGCGATTAAAGCGGTCGTCGTAGACAAAATTAAATTGTTCGGCAGCTCGAACAAAGCCTAA
- a CDS encoding thymidine kinase, with protein sequence MLFVSREGWVEIICGSMFSGKTEELIRRINRAKIAKQNVQVVKPMVDNRYSERAVVSHTGIQADCEPLASAKDILKVVDADTDVLAIDEVQFFDDSIVDVCTTLARRGVRVICAGLDTDFRGEPFGPTPLVMATAEYVTKLQAICIKCGQPANRTQRLIDGKPAYRDDPVILVGASESYEARCRHCHEVPQRGR encoded by the coding sequence ATGTTGTTTGTATCGCGAGAGGGATGGGTTGAAATCATTTGCGGCAGCATGTTTTCGGGGAAGACAGAAGAACTGATCCGCCGTATTAACCGGGCGAAAATCGCCAAACAAAACGTTCAAGTCGTTAAACCGATGGTCGATAATCGCTACAGCGAGCGAGCGGTCGTTTCACACACGGGCATTCAGGCAGACTGTGAGCCACTCGCATCGGCGAAGGACATTTTAAAAGTCGTCGACGCGGATACTGACGTCCTAGCGATCGACGAGGTGCAATTTTTCGACGACTCCATCGTCGATGTATGCACGACGTTAGCACGTCGCGGGGTTCGGGTCATCTGTGCCGGCCTGGACACCGACTTTCGGGGCGAACCGTTCGGGCCGACCCCGCTCGTCATGGCGACCGCGGAATACGTCACCAAGCTACAGGCGATTTGCATTAAGTGCGGGCAACCAGCTAATCGCACGCAACGATTAATCGATGGAAAACCCGCTTATCGCGACGATCCGGTCATTTTAGTCGGGGCTTCTGAGTCGTACGAAGCCCGCTGTCGACACTGTCACGAAGTACCGCAGCGTGGGCGCTGA
- the glpX gene encoding class II fructose-bisphosphatase, with the protein MERSLTLELVRVTEAAALASGRWMGCGKKNEADQAATEAMRTVFDTIPMRGTVVIGEGEMDEAPMLYIGERLGLGYLPEVDVAVDPLEGTNIVAKGLWNAISVVAVADRGCLLHAPDMYMEKIAVGPKAVGHIDINASVADNLDAVAKALGRDVGDLVAVILDRPRHSQLIEEVRAAGARIKLIPDGDVAAAINTAFPDTGVDIVFGAGGAPEGVLAAVGLKCLGGEIQGRLLPQNEAETERCKRMGISDPGKVLRMDDLVKGDDAIFAATGVTDGELLKGVRYRGTMATTQSLVMRARTGTVRFVDGKHRLEKKPNFVLE; encoded by the coding sequence GTGGAGCGTAGTTTGACCTTGGAATTAGTGCGCGTGACGGAAGCGGCAGCGCTGGCTTCCGGACGTTGGATGGGGTGCGGAAAGAAGAACGAAGCCGATCAAGCAGCGACAGAAGCGATGCGGACCGTATTTGATACGATTCCGATGCGCGGTACAGTCGTCATCGGCGAAGGCGAGATGGACGAAGCGCCGATGCTCTATATCGGTGAGCGGTTAGGGCTCGGCTACTTACCAGAAGTGGACGTCGCGGTCGATCCGTTAGAGGGTACGAACATCGTGGCAAAAGGTTTGTGGAATGCGATTTCAGTCGTCGCGGTGGCGGACCGCGGCTGTTTATTACACGCCCCCGACATGTACATGGAGAAAATAGCAGTCGGGCCAAAAGCGGTCGGACATATTGACATAAACGCTTCTGTCGCTGATAATTTAGATGCTGTCGCCAAGGCGTTAGGGCGCGACGTCGGAGACCTCGTCGCCGTCATTCTCGATCGTCCTCGCCACAGTCAACTGATCGAAGAAGTGCGTGCAGCCGGTGCGCGAATTAAACTCATTCCGGATGGCGATGTTGCTGCTGCCATTAATACAGCCTTTCCCGACACAGGTGTCGACATCGTATTTGGGGCCGGTGGCGCACCGGAAGGTGTCCTCGCAGCCGTCGGTTTAAAATGTCTCGGGGGAGAAATTCAAGGCCGCCTCTTGCCGCAAAACGAAGCAGAAACCGAACGGTGTAAGCGCATGGGTATTAGCGATCCGGGAAAAGTGCTGCGGATGGATGATCTCGTCAAAGGCGACGATGCTATTTTTGCTGCGACTGGCGTCACGGACGGTGAATTGCTCAAAGGCGTCCGCTACCGCGGCACGATGGCGACGACGCAGTCACTCGTCATGCGGGCGAGGACTGGGACAGTTAGATTTGTCGACGGGAAACACCGTTTAGAAAAGAAACCAAATTTCGTTTTGGAATAG
- a CDS encoding helix-turn-helix transcriptional regulator gives MSGEKSLGNRLRTLRKLRSISQTELANQMRVSRSTIAMWETDRRVPDLLMVQRLADFFQMTVDDFLDCKREAEGYDPLTESFVSEFRDAPAEQQKELIRIWYIIRERK, from the coding sequence ATGAGCGGAGAAAAAAGTTTAGGAAATCGCTTGCGGACCCTCCGCAAGTTACGCAGTATTTCACAAACTGAGCTAGCTAACCAAATGCGCGTCAGTCGTAGCACGATCGCTATGTGGGAGACCGACCGCCGCGTACCTGACTTGTTAATGGTGCAGCGGTTAGCCGATTTTTTCCAAATGACAGTTGACGACTTTTTAGATTGTAAGCGAGAAGCGGAAGGGTATGATCCACTTACAGAAAGCTTTGTAAGCGAATTTCGCGACGCACCCGCTGAACAACAAAAAGAGCTTATTCGCATTTGGTACATCATAAGGGAGCGTAAATAA
- the prfA gene encoding peptide chain release factor 1 has translation MLDQLKAVADRYEELTALLCDADVVSDPQKLRQYSKEQSDLLETYEAYKQYKSVCEQLDDAKSMLDEKLEADMRDMVKMEIDELSARLEELSDSIRMLLLPKDPNDDKNVIVEIRGAAGGEEAALFAADLYRMYTRYAEDRRWKTEILEANYTELGGFKEVIFSVQGKGAYSRLKYESGAHRVQRVPTTESGGRIHTSTSTVAVLPEVEEVEIDIAEKDLRVDTFCSSGPGGQSVNTTQSAVRVTHLPTGIVVSCQDEKSQIKNREKAMRVLRARVLDKYRQEEQEKLADARKTQVGTGDRSERIRTYNFPQSRVTDHRIGLTLHKLESILDGGLDEIVDNLILAEQTELLQKVE, from the coding sequence GTGCTCGATCAATTAAAAGCAGTTGCTGACCGTTATGAGGAATTAACTGCGTTACTGTGTGATGCAGACGTTGTCAGCGATCCGCAAAAATTGCGGCAGTACTCGAAAGAGCAATCTGACTTGCTAGAGACGTACGAAGCGTATAAACAATATAAATCCGTTTGCGAACAATTAGACGACGCCAAGTCGATGTTGGATGAGAAACTGGAAGCGGACATGCGCGACATGGTGAAGATGGAAATTGACGAACTGTCTGCGCGGCTAGAGGAATTATCGGATTCGATCCGCATGTTGCTCCTGCCGAAAGACCCGAACGACGACAAAAACGTCATCGTGGAAATTCGCGGTGCAGCGGGTGGGGAGGAAGCGGCCTTGTTTGCCGCCGACTTGTACCGCATGTATACGCGTTATGCCGAAGACCGACGGTGGAAAACGGAAATCTTGGAAGCAAACTACACTGAGTTAGGCGGCTTTAAAGAAGTTATTTTTTCCGTACAAGGCAAAGGGGCGTACAGTCGGCTGAAATACGAGAGCGGTGCGCACCGCGTCCAGCGCGTACCGACGACTGAGTCCGGCGGGCGCATTCATACGTCGACGTCGACAGTCGCTGTGTTGCCGGAAGTTGAAGAAGTCGAAATCGACATTGCGGAAAAAGATTTGCGCGTCGATACGTTTTGTTCTAGTGGTCCTGGTGGACAGAGCGTGAACACGACGCAGTCGGCAGTGCGTGTGACACACTTGCCGACGGGGATCGTCGTCTCATGCCAAGACGAAAAGTCACAAATTAAAAACCGCGAAAAGGCGATGCGCGTCTTACGCGCACGCGTGCTAGATAAATATCGCCAAGAAGAACAAGAAAAATTAGCAGATGCGCGCAAGACGCAAGTCGGTACCGGGGATCGCAGCGAGCGCATTCGCACGTACAATTTCCCGCAATCGCGTGTGACTGATCACCGCATCGGGTTAACGTTACACAAATTAGAAAGCATTCTCGACGGCGGGCTCGACGAAATCGTCGACAATCTTATTTTGGCCGAGCAAACCGAGTTGCTGCAGAAAGTGGAGTAA
- a CDS encoding helix-turn-helix transcriptional regulator encodes MKQTKLIALREARGMTQVEVAASVGISRSMYAMIELGHRVGSYYTLKRLADFYNCPMEEILVCGEQRN; translated from the coding sequence GTGAAGCAAACAAAATTAATCGCTTTGCGCGAGGCAAGGGGAATGACCCAAGTAGAAGTGGCTGCCTCGGTCGGAATTTCACGCAGCATGTACGCGATGATTGAACTGGGGCACCGTGTCGGCAGCTATTACACATTAAAACGCCTTGCGGACTTTTACAATTGCCCAATGGAGGAAATACTAGTATGCGGGGAACAGCGAAACTAA
- a CDS encoding YhcN/YlaJ family sporulation lipoprotein: MKKRRVIGLCTFLLCFSLAACSVGPETEQIGERTSKRVSYRWNDGDNNYARQNPNIRVGNPTPTTLNNDGRRMKLAAESVDGVAKANVYIVGGNALIGLTIDRSESRARALAIEDDVRRQLRALMPRYAVYVTSSARSFLMMRGNFR; this comes from the coding sequence GTGAAAAAACGGCGAGTCATTGGACTGTGCACCTTTTTGCTCTGTTTTTCCCTCGCGGCGTGTAGCGTTGGCCCCGAGACAGAACAGATCGGCGAACGGACCTCCAAACGGGTAAGTTATCGCTGGAACGATGGGGACAACAATTATGCGCGACAAAATCCGAATATTCGCGTCGGTAATCCGACGCCAACGACATTAAACAACGATGGTCGCAGGATGAAACTAGCAGCGGAGAGCGTTGACGGGGTAGCGAAGGCAAACGTGTATATCGTTGGGGGAAACGCATTAATCGGCTTAACGATTGATCGCAGTGAAAGCAGAGCGCGGGCGTTAGCAATTGAAGATGACGTACGGCGACAGTTGCGGGCGCTCATGCCGCGCTATGCTGTTTATGTCACCTCAAGTGCGCGCTCGTTTTTAATGATGCGTGGCAACTTTAGGTGA